TTTCCCCACCAATGACTGTTCCATGTGCATTCTTTCTCCGAAACTGGTGGAATGTGGACGGCATCCCAATATCGAAATCCTCACACTGACCGATATCCTGGAAGTGGAAGGGGAAGCCGGGAACTTCAATGTGAAGCTGCATCAAAGGCCCCGTTTCATCGATATGACCAAATGTATCGCTTGCAGCGCCTGTGCCGAAAAATGCCCCCGCAAGGTTCCCGACGAGTACAACCTGGGTCTGAGCAAACGCAAAGCGGCTTACGTCAAATATCCACAGGCTGTTCCCCTGAAATACGCCATCGACAAAGACCACTGTATCTACTTTGAAAAAGGCAAATGTCGGGCCTGCGAAAAGATCTGCCCCGCCGGGGCGGTCAACTTCGACGACAAGGACATGTTTTTCACCCTGAATGTGGGAAGCATTATCCTTGCCCCTGGTTTCAAGCCTTTTGATCCCAAAATCTTCGACACCTATAATTATGCACACTTCCCCAACGTGATTACCGCCATGGAGTTCGAGAGGATTCTCTCCCCCTCAGGCCCATCGGGTGGAGATCTGGTGCGGCCCTCGGATAAGAGCGCACCCAGGCGCATTGCCTGGCTCCAATGCGTGGGTTCACGCGACATAAACCGGTGTGACAACAGCTACTGCTCTGCCGTTTGCTGTATGTACGCCATCAAGGAAGCGGTCATCGCTAAAGAACACAGTCATCATCCCCTGGATGCGGCCATTTTTTTCATGGACATGAGAACATCCGGAAAAGACTTCGAAAAGTATTATGACCGGGCCAGGGAGGAACACGGTGTTCGGTTCATCCGTTCCCGTGTGCATTCCATCGAGGAGGTCCATGGATCGAAAAACCTCATGCTCCGTTTTACCGAAGACAACGGAAGCCTCCGCGAGGAAGAGTACGATCTCATAGTTCTCTCGGTGGGCCTGGAAACCTCTCCTGAAGTGATGGAACTTGCAGAGCGCCTGGGTATTGAAATCAACAACGGAAGGTTTGCTGCAACTTCACCTTTTTCACCTGTCACCACATCCCGTCCGGGAATTTTTGTATGCGGCGCCTTTCAAGGTCCGAAGGACATTCCCCAGTCCGTCATGGAAGCTTCGGCGGCGGCGGCTGAAACATCAGCCCTTCTTTCAGCCGTTCGCGGCACAGCCATAACCAAGACCGAACCTCCCGAAGAAGTGGATCGGAGTGAAATCGTCTCTCCCCGCATCGGCGTCTTTGTCTGTCAATGCGGCATCAATATCGGCTCCGTGGTGGATGTGCCTGCCGTCAAGGAATACGCGAAGACCCTTCCCCACGTCGTCTATATGGATGAGAATCTCTTCACCTGCTCGCAGGATACCCAGGACCGCATGAAGGAAGCCATTCGGGAAAACAAGCTCAACCGCATTGTGGTGGCGTCCTGCTCGCCCCGGACTCATGAACCTCTCTTTCAGCAGACCATCCAGGAAGCAGGACTCAACAAATACCTCTTTGAACTGGCCAACATTCGAGACCAGGATTCATGGGTGCATCGCGACTTTCCCGAAGCAGCCACTGAAAAAGCCAAGGACCTCGTTCGCATGGCGGTGGCCAAGGTCAGCCTTCAGCAGCCTCTTGATGAAGTTCGACTGCCGATCAATAAAAGCGGACTGGTCATCGGCGGGGGAGTTGCCGGCATGGAGGCGGCTTTAGCCCTTGCCGGCCAGGGATATCCCGTCACGCTGGTGGAAAAGAATGCGGAACTGGGCGGACATGCCCGCAAGCTTCTTTCTGCCTGGACTGGAGAACCCATAGCACCTTATCTCGAGGAGCTCATTCAAAGCGTACAAAATCATCCTCAGATTTCTGTACGAACCAAGGCGACATTGAAAGAAGTCACCGGATTCGTAGGCAATTTCAACACAACACTGGAGGTGGGAGACCGGGCTGAAACCGTACAGCACGGTGTTGCCATCATTGCGGTAGGAGCTCATTCTTACCAGCCCACTGAATATGGCTACGGAAAGAGCGACCGGATTTTTCTCAATCTCGACATGGACCGTGCCATTCGTGAGCGGCATGAGTCCGTCGTCAATGCCCGTTCAGCCGTCTTCATACAATGTGTGGGATCTAGGGAACCGGAACGCCCATATTGCAGCAGGGTGTGCTGCAGTCACAGCATTGAAAACGCTATCCGCATCAAGGAACTCAACCCCGGCGCAGATGTATATATTCTCTACCGGGATATTCGCACGTATGGTCTGCGAGAAAACATCTACAAAGAGGCACGGAAAAAGGGGATCCTTTTCATTCGATTCGATCCGGAACGGAAGCCGCAGGTGGAACTGGCAGGAAATCAGTTGAAGATAACCGTATTCGACCCCATTCTTCAAAAGGACATCGTCCTGAAGCCGGATGTTTTGACTCTCGCCAGCGCCATCGTCACACGGGAAGTGGAACCGCTGGCAAAAATGTTCAAGGTGCCTTTGAACCCGGAGGGTTTCTTTCTGGAAGCCCACATGAAACTTCGGCCCGTGGATTTTGCCACCGAGGGCGTTTATGTAGCGGGGTTGGCTCACTGGCCCAAACCAACGGAAGAGTGCATCGCACAGGCCAAGGCCGCTGCATCGAGAGCATCCACTGTTTTGGCGAGGGATTTTATCGCGGCGGGGGGCGTAGTCGCTCTCATACAAAAGGACAAATGCATAGGCTGCCGGGCCTGCATGGAATGCTGTCCTTTCGGAGCCATCAGCTACCTGGAACAGGAAGCTAAATGTGAAGTGAACCAGGCTCTCTGCAAGGGCTGCGGCACCTGTGCGGCAACCTGTCCTTCCGAAGCCGTTTCTCTTCTCGGGTTCAGCCATCTACAGCTCTATCGCCAGATAGATGAAGCTCTTTGCGCATGAAAATGCAAGGCGGACTAAGGCTGAGGCCGTCGATGTCCGTTATTCAATACTTGGAAAAAGGGGTGCTATCGTGGAAATAATAAACTTTGAACCCAGGATTCTCGCATTTCTCTGTAACTGGTGCAGCTATGCAGGGGCTGATCTGGCAGGAGTGAGCCGCCTGCAATATCCTCCAAATATCAGAGTCATCCGGGTCATGTGTTCGGGCAGCGTTTCTCCCCATCATCTCCTGCACGCCTTTCAGAAGGGAGCGGATGGAGTGCTGGTGGCAGGATGCCACATTGGGGACTGCCATTACCTGAAGGGAAACTACATGACCGTCAAACGGGTGAAATTTCTGGAAGGGTTGCTCAAATTTGCCGGCTACAATCCCGAGAGGCTTCGCCTGGAATGGATCTCAGCCGCTGAAGGAATCAAATTCGCAGAGGTCGTAAGAGATTTTACGGAAAAGATCCGAAGCCTTGGCCCCGCCCCATCCTTTGAAGCCGTTCCTGGGACTGCAGCCACGGCTTGAACGCTTTTTTCTAACGGACAATAAACCCACCTTCGCAGGATATGAGTCCTATGAATACGAAAATAAAGAAGCTTCTGGAAGAAGGTCGAGTAGATGGTTTCTGGGCCTACAAGACCATGCACGGGTTCCCATTTCCCTGGCTTTTCACCAGAGAAAACATGGAGGAACTGGAACCATGGAAAACAACCCGGGCACGTTATCCTATCCTCAAGATGCTCCTGGCACAGGCGCGCAAGAATCCCGAAAAAACCTACGGTGTCCTTGTGCGCGGGTGTGAAGAAAGGGGCCTCAATGAACTCTTCAAGTGGAACCAGCTTCAGCCGGAAAGGGTGGTCGCGCTAGGGCAGGCCTGCACCCGGGAACTGGCGGAGTATTGTGAATGCTGGAAACCTTACCCCGACCGGCTTGACTATGGTGAGCCGGCGGCACCTGCGGGAGAGAGCAGGAAAGTAAAAGCATTGCAGGCCATGAAAATGGATGAAAGACAGCAATGGTGGCTTTCACACCTGAACCGCTGCATCAAATGCTACGGTTGCAGAGATGTCTGTCCCGTATGCTTTTGCACGGAATGCACTCTGCAACACGATGAACTCATTCCGCAGGCCAAACTGCCTCCGGATGCGTCTTTTCATCTGGTTCGCGCCATTCACATGGGAGGGCGCTGCATCGACTGCGGCTTGTGCGAAGAGGTCTGTCCGGCCAAGATTCCTCTGAGGTCCCTCTACAAAGAGGTCAATCTGCTGGTGGAAGAGATTTTCGGTTACAAGCCCGGCACAGCCGACGGCAAATCCCCTTTCTCTTTCCTGGGGGATGAAATGCTTCTTCCGGCGGGGCCCCGCTAGTTCCTGTTGAGCTTGAGCCGGTTATTACAGTGAACGCATACGAAAGGAATGGAAATGACACATCCCCATTTTGAGCCTGTCATTCTTTGCTTCCTCTGCACCTGGTGAGCATACGCCGCTGCTGACCTGGCTGGGGTCAGTCGAATGCAATATCCGACAAACATTCGGATCATCAGAGTCATGTGTACGGCAAGTGTTTCTCCGCACCACATCCTGCGAGCCTTCCAGGAAGGGGTGGATGGAGTCTTCGTCGGCGGTTGTCATCTCGGCGATTGCCATTATCTGTATGGCAATCATTCGGCAAATAAACGTGTACGGTTCTTAAGGCAACTGCTCACTTTCTCGGGCGTTGACGGAGAAAGGCTGAGTTCAACTTGGGTTTCTTCCGCGGAGGCCCCAGAATTTGTAATGGCAATAAAGGGTTTTATTGAAAAACTGAAGATTCTGGGTCCCTCTCCACTTCGCAAGGCAGAAGCGGGTTGAACTGTCTGCTCTCCAATTTTCTTTAAAACTTGCAAGGTACAGTCGCCGCATTGTCTTCAAAGATCCAAGACATGAACCATCGACTGTGATATTGAATAAAATTTCAATGTACTGGAAGATGAAAGGGTAATGCAGGAAAAACTCATCATTGCTTCTTCTAAGACTTCGAACACACAGCGGGAGCGCACTTCAAATGGCGGAGAAAAAGCTGGACTGCCGTGGGTTGGCCTGTCCTCATCCTGTTCTAAAGACCAAAGAGACAATAGAAAGCGGCGATATCACTCAGGTGAACATTTTGGTGGACAATGCCGCAGCCAGGGAAAATGTGGGACGATTTCTGGAACGCATGGGTTATACAGTGACTGTTTCCGAACACGAAGGATCTTTTGAAGTTGCAGGATCAAAAGCCCTCGAAACATCGGCACGTGAAATAACGCCGGAACCGGAAGAGCCCAAGCAGACCAGGAAGAACGAGGAACGCAAAATTGCGGTGCTTGTCGGTACGGAATGCATGGGAAGTGGGGACGACACGCTGGGCCGGAAGCTTCTCATAAATTTCGTCGGCACCCTGAAGGAAATGGGCTCTGAACTTTGGCGCTTGATCTTTCTGAACGGAGGAGTCAAATTAACAGTGGAAGGTTCCGAATCCCTGCCCATTCTTCAGGAACTGGAAAAATCGGGGGTCTATATCCTCGTTTGTGGAACCTGTTTGAATCATTTCGAACTCTTGGAAAAAAAGAAGGTCGGAGAGACGACCAACATGCTGGATATCGTCACGGCTTTGCAGCTGGCGGATAAAGTCATTAGCTTCACCTGATGCGTTGAAAACATATTCCATACACTTTTGAATTTTAGGGGTGACTCATGACACATTCTCGGGTGGAACTGGCCAAAACAGTACGTGCAGCTGGTTGAGCTGCCAAAATAGGTCCGGGGGACCTGGCTGAAATTCTCGAAAATCTGCCTCTCGAAAAAGATCCCAACCTGCTGGTGGGGCGGGAAACTTCCGATGATGCCGGAGTTTACCGTTTGACAGAGGAAACGGCTCTGGTCCAGACCATCGATTTCATCACTCCGGTGGTGAACGACCCCTACGACTTTGGGAGGATCGCCGCCGCCAACGCTCTAAGTGACGTCTATGCCATGGGGGGCCGTCCTCTCACGGCCATGAATATCGTGTGCTTTCCGGTCAAGAAGATGGACAAGAAGATCCTGGGAGAGATTCTCAGGGGCGGGTTGGAAAAAGTTCATGAAGCAGGAGCGGTTCTGGTGGGGGGGCACAGCGTTGAAGACCCGGAAATCAAATTCGGGCTTTCAGTCACAGGGCTGGTGCACCCTCAAAAGGTCCTGGCCAATAGCAGGGCACAGGTGGGAGATGCCTTGATCCTCACCAAACCTCTCGGTACGGGAATCCTGGCAACCGCCATCAAAGCGGGGCTGGTTTCCGATGAAGCAGAAAGGGAAGCCATCGAGGTCATGGCGACATTGAACAAGACTGCGGCGGAAGCCATGAGTGCGTACACGGTGCATGCCTGCACGGACATCACCGGTTTCGGGTTACTGGGACATGCGCTCGAAATGGCTGTCGGCAGCAAGGTCTCCATCACCCTGGACGTCAAGAAGGTGCCCCTGCTCACCGAAGTCCTGCATAACCTTCAAATGGGTTTGGTCCCGGCGGGAAGCTATGCCAACCGGAATTTCTGTGCACACCAGGTCAGGCAGATCCAAACCATCGACCCCGCCCTGCTGGACCTGCTCTCCGATGCACAGACATCGGGAGGCCTTCTCATTTCACTTCCCGAAAGTGAATCGCAGAAACTGGTGCAGGACCTCAGGAACCGCGGAGTCTCCAGTGCTGCGGTCGTCGGACATGTCACAGGTACAGGAAAAGGAACGATTGACCTTATTTGAGGGAGATACCGGTGGCACTTGAATACAGCCTGCCGCCGGGTTCCCCCCAGAGCCTTTGTCCGGACATCCAATTCTAGCAACCGCTTCCATCTCCCTGGCACCCCTGCCCCTTCGTGCACCCGCCGCTTCGCCTGACTTTGAATTCCGAAAGGTTCCGGCCGTTGAAAACCGCCTCCAGTCCCATTTCAATGAAACCGCTCATTTCCACCGGGAGCACCCCCGTTTTCGTGAGTATCTTCCTCGGGTGTTCCCCTATTCCGCTCACGAGCACGGCGCGGCAGTCCTGTAAGACTCTTGCCAGTTCCTCCCATCTCTTCGGGCCTCCCCCAGAGGGAGGGGCCTTCCGTTCTGCAACCTTTTCAAATCCTTCTTCACTCTTTTTCCAGATCTGGAAACGGGCGGCTTCCCCCAAATGCTGATTGACCAGAAGTCCCTCGATCGTCGCTACGGCAACGTAGGGCCTCGCTTCAGAGGAAGGCAGGGAAGTCGCGCATGCGGAAAGGCAGCCGCGAAACGCGTCGCTTTTGTCTTCACCGAGAAGTCCCACCGCATCCGCGCGGCACCGGGTACAGTGACGCATCTGGGGCAGATATTCCTCGGCCTTTTTACGTATTTCAACCATTTGCTCCCGGCTCGGTTCGTGCACCGATTCAAAGACCGTATCCGCATTGGGATAGAGGGGCATACAGTTGAGGACATCCACTTCGATCTCGGCCATCTTTTTCGCCACTTCTTCGATATGGTGATCGTTGATTCCAGGCATCACGATCGTGTTGACCTTGACCACCATGCCTTTGGCTTTTAGCGCTTTGATGGCTTCCAACTGACGTTCCAGCAGGAGTTCTGCAGCGCGAAGCCCCCGGTAAATCACTTTTCCGTCCCGCACCCAGCTGTAAATTTTCTGACCGATTTCAGGATCCACGGCATTGACGGTGACCGTCACGTGGGAAACGCCGATCCTGGCCAGTTCATCCACATAGGGAGCAAGGTTCAATCCATTAGTGGCCAAACAGAGAAGCATTTCAGGAAATTTCTCCCGGATCAAACGCATGGTTTCGACCGTCTCGAACGCATTGGCGAAAGGATCTCCCGGCCCGGCGATTCCGGCGACAGTGATACGGGGTTCTTTTTCAAGCACTTTTTCCATATATTCGACAGCCTGGACAGGAGAGAGAACAGCACTGGTGACCCCTGGCCGGCTCTCGTTCACACAGTCATATTTGCGGTTACAGTAGTTGCATTTGATATTGCACTGCGGAGCTACGGGAAGGTGGACCCGGCCGCATTTTCCTTTGACCTCAACATTGAAACAGGGGTGTCGATCGAGATTCAGCGTAGTTGTCATGGTCCCTATCCTTTTCTATTTTTCAGCCACGACTCTTTTTACATGTAGCCATAGCCCACAGACGAATCCATCTGTTTCTTTTCAATGAGAGCATTCACAATACGGTCGAGCAGGTTCTGCGCTCCCCGGTAACCCAGGTGAAGGATTCTCTGTCCTCCGAAGCGGTCGTGAATGGGAAATCCCACCCGAACCAGGGGGATATTCCATTTCTTTGCCAGGTGATATCCTTTGCTGTGCCCTACGAGGAGCTCAGGCGAGAGGGCTTCCACTTCTTCGGCGATTTCGTAGAAGTCCACCCCTTCTTTCACAATGGGAGTTTCCGAAAGGATCTCTCCCGTAACCTGTTCGATGGCTTCCCGGAAGTGCCCGCTGCGCCCGCCCGACGCACAGAGAACCGGTTTGATGCCGATCTCGACGAGAAAGGAGGTCAATCCGACCACGAGATCCTCTTCACCGTAAATGACCGCCCGTTTCTCGCTAAGGTACTTGTGGCCATCCACGTAAGCATCGATGAGCCGCCCCCGTTCCGAGGCGTGCTTTATGAGCGTGGGGGAACCTGAAATCTCTTCCAGTGCTTCAAAAAAGCGATCCGTTTCGCGCAACCCCATGGGCATACCCAGTCCGTGGAGCTTCACTCCAAAACGGTCCTCCAGGAGTCGCCCTGCCGTGGTTTCACGGGCGAGGGTTCTTCCGAATTCAATCGTGGCCCGGGAGCCTCCCATATTCTTGATGTGAGCAATGGGAGTCCCTCCCAAGGGAATCTTTTCATACTCTTCCGCAGCCGGGCCATCCAATGTTTCTGAAATATCGGGTAGAACAATCGGCGGAAGCCCGAAGTCCTCCATAATTTCCTTGAGATACCGGATGTCCGCCGGAGAGACAAAACCGGGCAAAACATTGACGGCGTCCGTCTTCTCCTCCAATCCGGCCAACTGGTCCACCACGGATTTTACCGCCGCGTGAAAACCTTCCATGTGCGTCCCCGAATAGCTGGGTGTCGAGACGTTCACCAGGGACGGGAGATCATCGTTTTGATGCGTCTCGGCCATTTCCTTGCGAAAGGCCCGCACGATCATGGGCACATCGTCACCTATGGTTTCAGTAAGGCAGGTTGTGGCGATACCGATGAGATCTGCTCCATATTTGGCCATTACATTCTGCAGCCCCTGCTTCAGGTTCGCTTCCCCGCCATAGACCGCATGTTTCTCCCCCAGAGACGAGGATGCAATGTCCATGGGTTCCCGGTAATGGCTGATGATGTAGCGCCTCATATAGGTTGCGCATCCCTGAGATCCATGCAGGAAGGGAACGGCTCCTTCGATTCCACGAAAGGCAAGACATGCCCCCATCGGCTTGCAAAGCTTGCAGGCGTTTGTGGTGGATACATAGGGCGAAGTGGATCGTTTCATCGCTTTGACCTCTCTTTCCGGAAGCGCCGGATGGCGGCATACAAGGGTTGCTTCGAATTTGAAGATGTTTTCCGTTTCAGTGGTATTTTCTTCCGGTCTTCCTGGGAACAAACCGCCACACGGGACTTACTGCGGAGATGTAAACCTCTTTGGCAAAATTGAGCATTCCAACGAAACCTTCCAGGGGTTCCTTGCGCTCATGGTTATGATCACAAAAGCCCACGCCCAGCTTGTATGCGATAGGCCTTTCCTTCACTCCCCCCACGAAGACATCGACTTCTTTTTCCTTGAGGAACGAAGAGAGCTCCAGGGGGTTTGAATCGTCTACGATGATCGTTCCATCATCGGTGATCTCATGCAGTTCCTGGTAATCTTCTTCCGTGCCGGTCTGAGAACCCACCAGCACCACTTTCATGCCCAGGATGCGAAACGCCTTGACCAGAGAAAAGGCCTTGAAGGCGCCCCCCACATAGATGGCGGCCTTTTTCCCCTCGAGGGCCTCTCGGTACTTCTGTAACTGGGGGTAGAGCACGGAGAGCTCTTCCTTGACGAGTTCCCGGGTCCTCCCCATGATTTCCGGGTCCTTTCCGCTGAAAAACCGGGCCACGGTATAGAGAGATTCGGCCATGTCTTCCACTCCGAAATAGGAAACCCTTTGAAAAGGAATGCCGTAAGCATCCTTCATCATTTTCGCCAGGTCCATGGTCGCACCCGAACACTGGACCACGTTCAGAGCGGCCCCGTGAGCCCGGCGGATCTCCTCCACCCGTCCGTCCCCCGTGATGTTGGCAACCGTTTCAATGCCCATGCGCTTGAAATAATCGCGGATGATCCAGATTTCACCCGCCAGGTTGAAATCCCCCAGGATGTTCACGCTGAGAGGCGATATTCCCGTCGTATCGCCCGTTCCAATGAGTCGAAACATGGCGCTGCACGCGGCATGGTAGCCTTCACGCTTGTTGCCCTTGAACCCTTCCGACTGCACGGGAATGACGGGAATTCCTTTTTCCTGGCTCACCCGCTTGCATACGGACTCCAGATCGTCCCCGATGATTCCCACGATGCAGGTCGAGTACACAAAGGCCGCCTTGGGACTGTGACGGTCGATCAATTCCACGAGAGCCCTGTAGAGCTTGGCTTCACCACCGAAAATGACGTCCTTTTCCTGTAAGTCCGTGGAAAAACTCAGACGGTGAAGAGTCGGTCCCGAGGAGAGCGCTCCCCGAATGTCCCATGTGTAGGCAGCACAGCCGATGGGTCCGTGCACCAGATGCAGAGCGTCCGCTATGGGATAGAGCACCACCCGGGAACCGCAGAACACACAAGCCCTCTGGCTGACAGCTCCTGCCAGGCTTTCTTTGTTGCAGGAAATCTCGAAGGGTTCTTTTCCCTTTCTGTGTATTTGGTCTTTTCGTTCCTTGAAGATGACAACATTTTCAGTACTCATGACTTTCCTCTTTTCCCGCGGCTTTTTGACTTCTGCCCGTCGCTCGGTACATCGGTGAGTGCATTCGGGTCCCAAGGCTCTCTCCAACTTCAGGTGTCACGGGTTGTTCTTCGCCATGGAATCCGAACACTCCCGATTCGCTGCACTGTATCCTTTCATGGTCGAGGCTATGCGAGAAGATATTCGGTTGCCGGTTCGTCCTCCTCGAGAGCATCGAGAATGGCATCCACAGCATCTTCATCGACTACGCCCCTGTACCAGTATCCCTGGGGATAGACGATGACAACGGGTCCTTCCTCGCACAGCTTCAAACATCCGGTGGTGGTGACCATCGCATTCATACCGCGATCTGCAAGTTCTTCTTCAAAGTATGGAATCAGATTCATAGAATTCTTTTTGATACATTTTCCCTTGGCTTCGGTGCCCCTGAAGCTGGCACATACAAATATGTGGTAATCCGGTTTTTGCATGTCATGTTTCCTCTTGAGGGGTTTCCTCTCCGCTTCGGCAGAGAATTCAATTGTTCCTTTTCGCAAAAGGCACTCTTATCGAACCTCTGCCCCTCACAGAACCCATTGTTTCCAAAAGATTCATCTACATCACCAGTTCAAAGCCCTCTTCCGATGAATCCCTGTCCTGACGATCCAGAAGGGCATCCAGAATCTTTTCGAGAAGGCGCAATCCGCCCCTGTAGCCGACCGTAGGGAAATAGCTGTGCCCGATGCGGTCGAGGATGGGGAAACCGAATCGAACGAAGGGTATGTCCTCGTCGCGTGAAATGTACTTCAGATAGGTGTTTCCTATCATGAGATCTACCGGTTCATTCTTGATCCACTGATGCAGTAGGAACATGTCGCCTTCGGCTCTCACCTTCACTTCGTGAGGCACATCCTTCGTGATCTCATTGATCCTGGATTCGAACTTCTTGCCCGGAGTCCCCGTCACCACATAAATGGGCATCATGTCGATGGAGACCAGGAACTCTGTAAGAGAGATCAGCTGATCGGGGTCTCCCACCAGGGCCACCTTTTTCCCGTAGAAGTACTGGTGCATGTCGGCAATGACATCCAGAAGCTGTCCCCTTTCCAGGTTGATGGAATCCGGCACGTGTACTCCTGCAAGTTTTCTGAGAACATCCACGAACCGGTCCGTTGCACTGAGCCCTATGGGGAGGTCCAGGATTTCGCAGGGCACCTTGCACTTGGTGTCGAGGGCCCGGGCTGCAGGCCCCGAAGCCAGGTGCCCGAGAGCGATGGTAGCCTTGCTGTCTCCGGTCTTGACCAGCGATTCGACGGTAACTCCGCCCCTCGGGAACATTTCGAACTTTCCCGTCTGGGGACGGTTGAGAACATTGGATGTATCGGGGAAAAGGATGGTCCGCACCCCCAGTTCACCGGCGATTCGTTTGATTTCTTCCATATCCGCAGGTTCGACGTATCCCGGAACGATATTGATGCAGTCTTCTTTTTTCCCCGTAGATACCGCGAAGTAGTCCACCATGGCTTTCGTCATGTTGGAAAAACCGGTCACATGAGACCCCACATAGCTCGGTGTGTTGGCATGAATGACATACTTGCCTTTGGGAATCTTGCCGTCCGCTTCGGCCTTGCGGGTGATCTGAGGGATATCATCCCCGATGGTCTCGGAAAGGCACGTGGTGTGGACCGCAATCACTTCCGGTTCGTAAATGGTGAAAATGTTGTCAATGGCCTGCACCAGGTTGGCCTGCCCGCCGAAGACCGACGATCCTTCCGTGAATGAACTGGTAGCCGCCATGACAGGCTCTTTGTAATGCCGGGTGAGGGTGCTGCGGTGGTAGGCGCAGCACCCCTGCGAACCGTGGCTGTGAGGAAGACAGCCGTGAATCCCCAGGGCCGCATACATGGCGCCGATGGGCTGACAGGTCTTGGCCGGATTGATGGTCAAGGCGCTGCGTTCTCTGATTTCTTTGGGTGTGTGTCTGAGCAACATAAGCCTGATCCTTCCTCTTATTCTAATCGCACGCATATTTCGCGGAGAGTTCCGGACTCTTCTGCCACGGGGCCTTGAGGTAGCTCCAAACCTTGCTGTTCACCATGCGATCGATTTCTCTGTAAAAGTTGATGGCACCCTTGAATCCCGCATAGGGCCCGCCGTAATCGTAGCTGTGAAGCTGCTTCAGCGGGATTCCATGTTTTTGTACGGCATATTTTTCCTTGATGCCCGCGCAAAAGATGGCAGGCTTGAACACTTCAATGAGCTTTTCCGTTTCGTACTGGCTGATGTCATCGATGACCAGGGTCTCACTGTCCATCTCCCGCATCATTCCATCATAATCCTTGAATTTAAACCCTTCCGCCTTGAGCCGCTCCAACTCTTCAGAGCTCTTTCGCGGGCGGTATCTATCGGGATCTTGTGTGATTTCAAGCTCCTCAATATTTCGGCTATCCGCATCGACCTTGATGGTTGGTATAACTTCTCGGCCTTCATAGTCATCCCTGTGTGCAAATTCATATCCGGCGGAAATGGTCTTCATCCCGATCTCTTTAAAGAGTTCCTGGTAATGATGGGCGCGGGACCCCCCTACAAAGAGCATGGCCGTCTTCCCTTCACACCGGGGTCGAACCTCCCCTCGAACCTTGAGGATTTCCGGCATCTCTTCGGCAATGACCTCTTCCACCCGGTCGATGAGTTCCTGGTCCTGGAAGTATTGGGCGATCTTCCTGAGGGATTTCGCCGTCGCTTCAGAACCGATGAAGTTGATTTTGATCCAGGGTATGCCAAATTTTTCCTCCATCATTTCAGCAACATAATTGATTGAACGGTGACACATGATGGTATTGAGGTCCGCCGTGTGCGCATTGGCAAACTGGTCGTAACTCGAGTTTCCGCTGAAGGTGGAAATGAGGGTGATGCCGCATTTTTTCAGGATGCGATCGATTTCAAAAGCATCCCCACCGATGTTGTATTCCCCGAGGAGATTGATCTTGTACTTTCCCTCTTTTACCGTATCGTCGAGCCCGACAACGTGAGTAAAAATCCCGTTGTTGGCGATGTGGTGGCCCGCCGACTGGCTCACCCCCTTGTAGCCCT
This region of Desulforhabdus amnigena genomic DNA includes:
- a CDS encoding hydrogenase iron-sulfur subunit; translated protein: MEIINFEPRILAFLCNWCSYAGADLAGVSRLQYPPNIRVIRVMCSGSVSPHHLLHAFQKGADGVLVAGCHIGDCHYLKGNYMTVKRVKFLEGLLKFAGYNPERLRLEWISAAEGIKFAEVVRDFTEKIRSLGPAPSFEAVPGTAATA
- the yedF gene encoding sulfurtransferase-like selenium metabolism protein YedF, which produces MAEKKLDCRGLACPHPVLKTKETIESGDITQVNILVDNAAARENVGRFLERMGYTVTVSEHEGSFEVAGSKALETSAREITPEPEEPKQTRKNEERKIAVLVGTECMGSGDDTLGRKLLINFVGTLKEMGSELWRLIFLNGGVKLTVEGSESLPILQELEKSGVYILVCGTCLNHFELLEKKKVGETTNMLDIVTALQLADKVISFT
- a CDS encoding hydrogenase iron-sulfur subunit, whose protein sequence is MTHPHFEPVILCFLCTWUAYAAADLAGVSRMQYPTNIRIIRVMCTASVSPHHILRAFQEGVDGVFVGGCHLGDCHYLYGNHSANKRVRFLRQLLTFSGVDGERLSSTWVSSAEAPEFVMAIKGFIEKLKILGPSPLRKAEAG
- a CDS encoding 4Fe-4S dicluster domain-containing protein: MNTKIKKLLEEGRVDGFWAYKTMHGFPFPWLFTRENMEELEPWKTTRARYPILKMLLAQARKNPEKTYGVLVRGCEERGLNELFKWNQLQPERVVALGQACTRELAEYCECWKPYPDRLDYGEPAAPAGESRKVKALQAMKMDERQQWWLSHLNRCIKCYGCRDVCPVCFCTECTLQHDELIPQAKLPPDASFHLVRAIHMGGRCIDCGLCEEVCPAKIPLRSLYKEVNLLVEEIFGYKPGTADGKSPFSFLGDEMLLPAGPR
- a CDS encoding CoB--CoM heterodisulfide reductase iron-sulfur subunit A family protein; translation: MSVTSRNLVGSAMIVGGGIAGVQAALDLADTGYFVYMVENSEAIGGVMSALDKTFPTNDCSMCILSPKLVECGRHPNIEILTLTDILEVEGEAGNFNVKLHQRPRFIDMTKCIACSACAEKCPRKVPDEYNLGLSKRKAAYVKYPQAVPLKYAIDKDHCIYFEKGKCRACEKICPAGAVNFDDKDMFFTLNVGSIILAPGFKPFDPKIFDTYNYAHFPNVITAMEFERILSPSGPSGGDLVRPSDKSAPRRIAWLQCVGSRDINRCDNSYCSAVCCMYAIKEAVIAKEHSHHPLDAAIFFMDMRTSGKDFEKYYDRAREEHGVRFIRSRVHSIEEVHGSKNLMLRFTEDNGSLREEEYDLIVLSVGLETSPEVMELAERLGIEINNGRFAATSPFSPVTTSRPGIFVCGAFQGPKDIPQSVMEASAAAAETSALLSAVRGTAITKTEPPEEVDRSEIVSPRIGVFVCQCGINIGSVVDVPAVKEYAKTLPHVVYMDENLFTCSQDTQDRMKEAIRENKLNRIVVASCSPRTHEPLFQQTIQEAGLNKYLFELANIRDQDSWVHRDFPEAATEKAKDLVRMAVAKVSLQQPLDEVRLPINKSGLVIGGGVAGMEAALALAGQGYPVTLVEKNAELGGHARKLLSAWTGEPIAPYLEELIQSVQNHPQISVRTKATLKEVTGFVGNFNTTLEVGDRAETVQHGVAIIAVGAHSYQPTEYGYGKSDRIFLNLDMDRAIRERHESVVNARSAVFIQCVGSREPERPYCSRVCCSHSIENAIRIKELNPGADVYILYRDIRTYGLRENIYKEARKKGILFIRFDPERKPQVELAGNQLKITVFDPILQKDIVLKPDVLTLASAIVTREVEPLAKMFKVPLNPEGFFLEAHMKLRPVDFATEGVYVAGLAHWPKPTEECIAQAKAAASRASTVLARDFIAAGGVVALIQKDKCIGCRACMECCPFGAISYLEQEAKCEVNQALCKGCGTCAATCPSEAVSLLGFSHLQLYRQIDEALCA